From the Halalkalicoccus sp. CGA53 genome, one window contains:
- a CDS encoding phosphotransferase family protein — protein sequence MTFDLSLETVRQYLIESGYAADTDVTATRLGGGVSNHVIMARVGGDCLVLKQPLPDLDVAEDWPADVERVHNEAAATRVFETILDGTELAATVPGVLFEDRDNHIVGMECASSDARMWKEDLLEGTIDCGVAREVGRVLGTVHEEAATDPELLAPFEEVLPFVQLRIDPYHRIVMDRHPDVSEYVGQATENLLQSRWTLVHGDYSPKNVLVEDRDGGHVWILDFEVAHRGNPAFDTAFMLNHLFIKSIYNPEKAAAYHDAAGEFFGAYDEAVSWDIEADTIEQLGVLMLARVDGKSPVEYVTRERTKGTLRRVAKRALVERARDLREFETILRAERA from the coding sequence ATGACCTTTGATCTGTCTTTAGAAACCGTCCGCCAGTATCTGATCGAGTCGGGCTACGCAGCCGACACGGACGTCACGGCAACTCGGCTGGGCGGTGGCGTCTCCAACCACGTTATCATGGCCAGAGTCGGTGGTGATTGCCTCGTCCTGAAACAACCCCTCCCCGACCTCGACGTCGCGGAGGACTGGCCTGCGGACGTCGAGCGGGTCCACAACGAAGCAGCGGCGACCCGTGTGTTCGAAACGATCCTCGATGGCACGGAGCTCGCTGCGACGGTACCCGGTGTTCTGTTCGAAGACCGGGACAATCACATCGTCGGGATGGAGTGTGCCTCCTCCGACGCACGAATGTGGAAAGAAGACCTCCTGGAGGGGACGATCGACTGTGGTGTCGCCCGTGAGGTCGGTCGGGTTCTCGGTACCGTCCACGAGGAGGCAGCGACGGATCCGGAACTACTTGCACCGTTCGAAGAGGTCTTGCCGTTCGTTCAGCTTCGAATCGACCCCTACCATCGGATCGTCATGGATCGACATCCGGACGTGAGTGAGTACGTCGGCCAGGCGACCGAAAACCTACTCCAGTCCAGGTGGACGCTCGTTCACGGCGACTACAGCCCGAAGAACGTCCTCGTCGAAGATCGAGACGGCGGCCACGTCTGGATTCTGGACTTCGAAGTCGCTCATCGGGGGAACCCGGCGTTCGACACGGCGTTCATGCTCAATCACCTGTTTATCAAATCGATATATAACCCCGAGAAGGCCGCCGCATACCACGACGCGGCCGGGGAGTTTTTCGGCGCGTACGACGAGGCCGTCTCGTGGGATATCGAGGCCGACACGATCGAGCAGTTAGGTGTCCTCATGCTGGCGCGAGTGGACGGGAAATCGCCGGTCGAGTACGTGACTCGCGAGCGTACGAAAGGGACCTTGAGGCGGGTCGCAAAACGGGCGCTCGTCGAGAGGGCACGGGATCTGCGGGAGTTCGAAACGATCCTGCGAGCGGAACGTGCGTGA
- the eno gene encoding phosphopyruvate hydratase has protein sequence MPTIESIDAWEVLDSRGTPTVRTRVETTTGSGTFTVPSGASTGTHEAVEIRDGDDRFGGMGVSRAVRAVREELAPAVVGYDATEQERIDALLVAADGTDDLSTYGANALLAVSGGVARSAASARGEPLYEYLTPSNPETLPRPMVNVVSGGLHAHGGIAVQDLLVLPTAAETYSEAIESVWDVRRCVEKRIAETGTRPLVADEGGFSPPFDRITDAFELLCAGISAAGFVPAIDGMAIAVDVAATHFYDPGTERYDLETEHDSLSREGMIARLLEWVETYPIVSLEDPLSEDDWEGWRSLADRLPAHVQLVGDDLLVTDHSRVDRAIDEEAATSVLVKMNQAGTLTRTTKVLERAQNAGLSTIVSARSGETCDSTLADLAVAYGSRHLKVGSLARSERLAKYNRLFEIERELGPNVAVGGG, from the coding sequence ATGCCGACGATCGAATCTATCGATGCATGGGAGGTCCTGGACTCTCGAGGAACTCCGACAGTCAGGACTCGAGTAGAGACGACGACTGGCTCGGGAACGTTCACTGTGCCCTCCGGAGCCAGTACCGGAACTCACGAAGCGGTCGAGATACGGGATGGAGACGATCGATTCGGGGGGATGGGTGTCTCCAGAGCGGTTCGTGCGGTCCGTGAGGAGCTCGCGCCAGCCGTCGTCGGATACGACGCGACCGAACAGGAGAGAATCGACGCACTGCTCGTCGCCGCCGACGGAACCGACGATCTCTCGACGTACGGTGCGAACGCCCTACTCGCGGTTTCAGGAGGAGTCGCCCGATCGGCGGCCAGCGCCAGGGGCGAGCCGCTGTACGAGTATCTCACACCGAGCAACCCGGAGACGCTCCCTCGGCCGATGGTGAACGTAGTGAGCGGCGGGCTGCACGCCCACGGCGGCATCGCTGTTCAGGATCTGTTGGTTCTCCCGACAGCTGCAGAGACGTACAGCGAAGCGATCGAATCCGTTTGGGACGTTCGTCGGTGCGTCGAAAAACGAATCGCGGAAACCGGTACCCGGCCCTTGGTCGCGGACGAAGGGGGATTTTCCCCTCCGTTCGACCGGATAACCGACGCGTTCGAGCTGCTGTGCGCCGGGATCTCCGCCGCTGGGTTCGTACCCGCCATCGACGGGATGGCGATCGCTGTCGACGTCGCCGCGACGCATTTTTACGATCCCGGTACCGAGCGCTACGACTTAGAAACCGAACACGACTCGCTTTCGCGCGAGGGGATGATAGCTCGATTGCTCGAATGGGTCGAGACGTATCCGATCGTTTCACTCGAGGACCCGCTCTCCGAGGACGACTGGGAGGGATGGCGCTCCCTCGCCGACCGACTTCCCGCTCACGTGCAACTGGTCGGTGACGACTTGCTGGTCACGGATCACTCCCGGGTAGACCGGGCGATCGACGAAGAAGCCGCCACGTCGGTTCTCGTGAAGATGAATCAGGCGGGAACGCTAACTCGAACGACGAAGGTTCTCGAGAGAGCGCAGAACGCTGGTCTATCGACGATCGTCTCCGCCCGGTCGGGCGAGACGTGTGACTCTACGCTGGCCGATCTCGCCGTTGCGTACGGGTCCCGGCACCTGAAAGTCGGTTCTCTCGCACGATCGGAACGGCTGGCGAAGTACAATCGACTGTTCGAGATCGAACGCGAACTCGGCCCGAACGTAGCCGTCGGTGGGGGATAG
- a CDS encoding substrate-binding domain-containing protein has translation MSHTDRHPNRSDGGSGRRTFMKAAGALGAVSAMGGLAGCFGDDDANGDAEEVDDPDDLPEEEIVWHHLGAPDISLHNHRQAVTFQQLMDEWSDGRFQVDIAPAGELAGDVESVEQAQEGAIEVAAGIAEGHVAPFWPDINVIGMPFAYPDVTVANYVWDHTDFGRGMRQSMAEDMDVTPISWYDNGGMRCYTSSQPLESPDDFEGQSFRNMDIEAHLEITRSLGASAEPIDWTELYEALDTGVVDGQENAVPTIPLENLQEVQEYLYLTLHVYSINFALASNQWWEDLHPTYQHLVRTAGAYAGNHARKVNRLQRVQLLTVFEEEYDMTITSPTPEDHERMQEMTQGPVGEIIEEEVSDAGLIDDQEEAIETAMEELGYDPEIAPET, from the coding sequence ATGTCTCACACAGACAGGCACCCGAACCGATCCGACGGCGGTTCGGGGCGTCGGACCTTCATGAAAGCGGCCGGTGCGCTCGGTGCGGTCTCCGCGATGGGGGGTCTCGCCGGTTGTTTCGGTGACGATGACGCCAACGGCGACGCCGAGGAAGTCGACGACCCAGACGACCTGCCGGAGGAAGAGATCGTCTGGCACCACCTCGGTGCACCCGACATCTCACTCCACAACCACCGCCAGGCGGTGACCTTCCAGCAGCTAATGGACGAGTGGAGCGACGGACGGTTCCAGGTCGACATCGCCCCGGCGGGCGAACTCGCGGGCGACGTCGAGTCCGTCGAGCAGGCCCAGGAGGGCGCCATCGAGGTCGCGGCGGGGATCGCCGAGGGACACGTCGCACCGTTCTGGCCGGACATCAACGTGATCGGGATGCCGTTCGCGTATCCCGACGTCACCGTCGCGAACTACGTCTGGGATCACACCGATTTCGGTCGCGGCATGCGCCAGAGTATGGCGGAGGACATGGACGTCACGCCGATCAGCTGGTATGACAACGGCGGTATGCGCTGTTACACGTCCAGCCAGCCCCTCGAGTCGCCCGATGACTTCGAGGGACAGTCCTTCCGTAACATGGACATCGAAGCGCACCTGGAGATCACGCGGTCGCTGGGCGCGTCCGCCGAGCCGATCGACTGGACCGAACTCTACGAGGCGCTGGACACGGGTGTCGTGGACGGACAGGAGAACGCGGTCCCGACGATCCCACTGGAGAACCTCCAGGAGGTCCAGGAGTACCTCTACCTGACCCTGCACGTCTACTCGATCAACTTCGCGCTGGCCTCCAACCAGTGGTGGGAGGACCTCCACCCGACCTATCAGCACCTCGTTCGAACTGCCGGTGCGTACGCGGGCAACCACGCCCGGAAGGTCAACCGGCTCCAGCGCGTCCAGTTGCTCACCGTCTTCGAGGAGGAGTACGACATGACGATCACCTCGCCGACGCCCGAGGACCACGAACGGATGCAGGAGATGACCCAGGGGCCGGTCGGCGAGATCATCGAAGAGGAGGTGTCCGACGCCGGCCTGATCGACGATCAGGAAGAAGCAATCGAGACGGCGATGGAGGAACTGGGCTACGATCCGGAGATCGCACCGGAGACGTAG
- a CDS encoding TRAP transporter small permease, with protein MSRTVRAVFDRYDRHLEWWFETMDRLEAALWTVGKTILAVLAILVTFQVVTRYLFNWIPVWGGELASYLGIWASLLMLCALVWSDTHLQVEFVFEKLPLRMRRRIRSLQLILIGGFALAYTYYGWQYAYGAGFRSYSTSLHHFFGLLPFVPSGWRLDMFWVYIILPISGVLFVLAAFSKLLQINYYPEQLREDYSQRYGAVEVETGAD; from the coding sequence TTGAGCAGAACCGTCCGGGCGGTGTTCGACAGGTACGATCGCCACCTGGAGTGGTGGTTCGAGACGATGGATCGGCTGGAGGCGGCGCTGTGGACGGTCGGGAAGACGATACTCGCCGTACTCGCGATCCTCGTCACGTTCCAGGTCGTGACACGATACCTGTTCAACTGGATCCCGGTGTGGGGTGGCGAACTCGCCTCGTATCTGGGGATCTGGGCGTCGCTGCTCATGCTATGCGCGCTGGTCTGGAGCGACACCCACCTCCAGGTTGAGTTCGTCTTCGAGAAGCTCCCGCTCAGGATGAGACGCCGCATCAGATCGCTCCAGCTCATCCTCATCGGCGGGTTCGCGCTCGCGTACACCTACTACGGGTGGCAGTACGCGTACGGCGCCGGGTTCCGCTCGTACTCCACCTCGCTGCACCACTTCTTCGGTCTCCTCCCGTTCGTTCCGTCGGGGTGGCGACTCGACATGTTCTGGGTCTATATCATCCTCCCGATCAGTGGCGTGTTGTTCGTTCTGGCTGCCTTCTCGAAGCTCCTTCAGATCAACTACTATCCCGAACAGCTCAGGGAGGATTACTCCCAGCGATACGGTGCCGTCGAAGTGGAAACGGGGGCCGACTGA
- a CDS encoding TRAP transporter large permease encodes MDTMLLLGLMVLLLVFIFSRVEIAFTLGMVGFVFLLIADQSLVTGISRAFGGLNRFVLLAIPFFLLAGELMNQSGITERLIEAANVTVGRVRGGLAQANVVASLLFSGLTGAAVADVAALGSIFVPSMAAEGYDRDFSAAVTAASSLVGPIIPPSIIIVIYGAVTQTSIGALFAAAIIPGLILGLSIMVLISVIAVRKDLPRYEVEVTRKEYPALIFHSLLALTMPAIILIGITGGYMTPTEAAAVASAYAFFLGTVVYRSLTYERLQQALELTLERTAQLYIIIGFAMILTWVIAREGVTRDLAEGVAALGLGPLGFMIIISLILLFVGTWLEIGAATIMLAPTIHEMAQVLGIHEFQFGIMFIVTLNFGLITPPVGICLFAASSVSRVPVWPIAKKIVPFFVVDIIVLALLIYFPQLTLWLPETLGYL; translated from the coding sequence ATGGATACGATGTTGTTGCTCGGGCTAATGGTCCTCCTGCTCGTGTTCATCTTCTCACGAGTGGAGATCGCGTTCACGCTCGGGATGGTCGGCTTCGTTTTCCTGTTGATCGCCGACCAGTCCCTCGTCACCGGGATCTCACGGGCGTTCGGGGGGCTCAACCGGTTCGTGTTGTTGGCGATCCCCTTCTTCCTTCTCGCGGGCGAGTTGATGAACCAGTCGGGAATCACCGAACGTCTCATCGAAGCAGCCAACGTCACCGTCGGCCGCGTCCGGGGGGGCCTCGCCCAGGCGAACGTCGTCGCGAGTCTCCTGTTCTCCGGCCTCACGGGCGCGGCCGTCGCGGACGTCGCGGCACTGGGTTCGATCTTCGTGCCGTCGATGGCCGCCGAGGGTTACGATCGGGATTTCAGCGCGGCAGTCACGGCTGCTTCCTCACTGGTCGGACCTATCATCCCCCCCAGCATCATCATCGTCATCTACGGTGCCGTGACCCAGACGTCGATCGGTGCGCTGTTCGCAGCCGCGATCATTCCCGGGCTCATCCTGGGCCTGTCGATCATGGTCCTCATCTCGGTCATCGCGGTCCGTAAGGACCTGCCGCGCTACGAAGTCGAGGTCACACGGAAAGAGTACCCGGCGCTGATCTTTCACTCGCTGCTGGCGCTGACGATGCCCGCGATAATCCTGATCGGCATCACGGGGGGGTACATGACCCCGACGGAAGCCGCTGCGGTCGCCTCCGCGTACGCGTTCTTCCTCGGGACCGTTGTCTACCGATCACTCACGTACGAGCGGTTGCAACAGGCCCTGGAGCTGACGCTCGAACGGACTGCTCAACTGTACATCATCATCGGGTTCGCGATGATCTTGACGTGGGTGATCGCCCGAGAAGGGGTCACGCGTGACCTCGCAGAGGGGGTCGCCGCCCTCGGTCTGGGGCCGCTCGGGTTCATGATCATCATCTCCCTGATACTCCTGTTCGTCGGTACGTGGCTCGAGATCGGCGCGGCGACGATCATGCTCGCTCCGACGATTCACGAGATGGCCCAGGTCCTCGGTATCCACGAGTTCCAGTTCGGGATCATGTTCATCGTCACGCTGAACTTCGGGCTCATCACGCCCCCGGTCGGCATCTGCCTGTTCGCCGCCTCGAGCGTGTCACGCGTCCCCGTCTGGCCGATCGCCAAGAAGATCGTCCCGTTCTTCGTGGTCGATATCATCGTGCTCGCGTTGCTCATCTACTTCCCACAACTGACGCTCTGGCTGCCAGAGACGCTTGGGTATCTGTAA
- a CDS encoding extracellular solute-binding protein: MLASRRRFLGAIGTVGAVGIGGVTGCISLGRQPTVADLDEWPPADGGDDLAFWSWQDNWSNQAIAFQHVGDLETIERSAIPSNEQYERLADGETPDAVQMTPREFDRAVRDDLLQPLPVDTLPSWPPDREFRTDGLEFYERDGEYYGIPHVPLTHAVAYHRTEVGEVRDVDSMGWGLLWEESFANEISMPADPVLAGQIAALYTGQDPNDPDDVDVVRDALEVQRPLVRGYWHSFMEPFEAFRWSDLLVAALPYSTMTLCSQDGISAEFVAPDDGVVYGQNSFGIPNGAENPYGGLEFIDWATKLRTGVETTWGADQWTLFPARAVDDDLRDAYGSAAEAAGIEPSSLG; encoded by the coding sequence ATGTTAGCGAGTAGGCGACGGTTTCTCGGGGCTATCGGAACCGTCGGGGCTGTTGGCATCGGGGGGGTAACCGGGTGCATCAGTCTGGGGCGACAACCGACCGTCGCCGATCTCGACGAGTGGCCACCGGCGGACGGCGGTGACGATCTCGCGTTCTGGAGTTGGCAGGACAACTGGAGCAACCAGGCGATCGCGTTTCAGCACGTGGGCGACCTCGAGACGATCGAACGGAGCGCGATCCCCTCCAACGAGCAGTACGAGCGCCTCGCGGACGGGGAAACGCCCGACGCGGTCCAGATGACGCCCCGTGAGTTCGATCGTGCCGTTCGGGACGACCTGTTGCAACCACTGCCCGTCGATACGCTCCCATCCTGGCCGCCGGACCGAGAGTTTCGGACGGACGGCCTCGAGTTCTACGAACGCGACGGCGAGTACTACGGCATCCCGCACGTGCCGCTCACGCACGCGGTCGCGTACCACCGCACGGAGGTCGGCGAAGTCCGCGACGTCGATTCGATGGGGTGGGGGTTGCTCTGGGAGGAATCGTTCGCGAACGAGATATCGATGCCGGCCGACCCGGTACTGGCCGGCCAGATCGCCGCGCTGTACACCGGCCAGGATCCGAACGATCCCGACGACGTCGACGTCGTCCGAGACGCGCTGGAGGTCCAACGTCCACTCGTCAGGGGCTACTGGCACAGTTTTATGGAGCCCTTCGAGGCGTTTCGGTGGTCCGACCTCCTCGTGGCCGCGCTGCCGTACTCTACCATGACGCTGTGTTCCCAGGATGGCATATCGGCCGAGTTCGTCGCCCCGGACGACGGCGTCGTATACGGCCAGAACTCCTTCGGGATCCCGAACGGTGCAGAGAACCCCTACGGCGGACTCGAGTTCATCGACTGGGCGACCAAACTCAGGACCGGCGTCGAAACTACGTGGGGTGCGGACCAGTGGACGCTCTTCCCCGCACGGGCGGTCGATGACGACCTCCGAGATGCATACGGGTCGGCCGCAGAGGCCGCCGGTATCGAACCGAGTTCGCTGGGATGA